A single Triticum dicoccoides isolate Atlit2015 ecotype Zavitan chromosome 2A, WEW_v2.0, whole genome shotgun sequence DNA region contains:
- the LOC119354953 gene encoding vacuolar protein-sorting-associated protein 11 homolog codes for MYQWRKFEFFEEKGAGRGGGGGAPAVPAEIAGRVTCSSGGRGRVAIGCDDGTVGLLDRGFRLSYGFQAYASSVLFLQQLKQRNVLVTVGDDDQASSQSSAVCLKVFDLDKVQEEGSSTTTPFCVQILRVFTNQFPEAKITSFLVLEEAPPILFIAIGLDNGCIYCIKGDIARERITRFTLQVEPVSDGTSSPITGLGFRVEGQAHQLFAITPSSITLFSLHHQPPRRQTLDQIGCETNAVAMSDRMDLIVGRPEAVYFYEVDGRGPCWAFDGEKKFVGWFRGYLLCIIEDQRSRKNTLNVYDLKNRLIAHSMPVGDVSHLVTEWGYIILIMSDKRILCIGEKDMESKLDMLFKKNLYTVAINLVQSQQADPASTAEVLRKYGDHLYGKQEYDEAMSQYIHTIGHLEPSYVIQKFLDAKRIHNLTNYLEKLHDRGLASKDHTTLLLNCYTKLKDVEKLNHFIKDEDGVGEIKFDVETAIRVCRAAGYHEHAMFVAKKAGRHELYLKILLEDLARYDEALQYISGLEANQAGLTVKEYGKILVDHRPAETVKILLRLCTDGGDPTARRGSNSMRLLMIPSPMDFVNIFVHSPQYLMEFLENYIKAVKDSPAQTEIHNTLLELYISKDLSFPSMSQENGFDDHNSKERKGKGITNGYKSGTREKAKLGKEENKTAKDIVDRQRKGLALLKSAWTPEMEEPLYSVDLALIICNANAFKDGLLFLYEKLKLYKEVISCYKQAHDHEGLIACCKKLGDSTQGGDPSLWGDLLNYFGELGEDCSKEVKEVLTYVEKADVLPPIVVLQTLSKNPCLTLSVVKDYIARKLEQESKLIEDDRKSVDKYQEETELMKREIEDLKTNAKVFQLSKCTACTFTLDLPAVHFMCMHSFHLRCLGDNEKECPECAPEYRSVMEAKQKLELNARDHDLFFRQLRGSKDGFSVVADYFSKGVVSKTTIPPENAP; via the exons ATGTACCAGTGGCGCAAGTTCGAGTTCTTCGAGGAGAAGGGGGCAGGGCGCGGCGGGGGAGGCGGCGCCCCGGCCGTGCCAGCCGAGATCGCGGGCCGAGTGACCTGCTCCTCGGGCGGCCGCGGCCGCGTCGCGATCGGCTGCGACGACGGCACCGTGGGGCTCCTCGACCGCGGCTTCCGCCTCTCCTACGGGTTCCAGGCCTACGCCTCATCCGTCCTCTTCCTCCAGCAGCTCAAG CAAAGAAATGTTCTTGTCACGGTTGGAGATGATGATCAAGCATCTTCACAGTCATCGGCAGTCTGTCTAAAAGTTTTCGACCTTGATAAAGTACAAGAAGAGGGTTCAAGTACGACAACCCCTTTCTGTGTTCAAATTTTGCGGGTCTTCACGAATCAATTTCCTGAGGCCAAG ATTACATCATTTTTGGTTTTAGAAGAAGCTCCTCCCATCCTGTTTATTGCTATCGGATTGGACAATGGTTGCATTTATTGCATCAAAGGTGATATTGCACGTGAGCGTATCACACGCTTCACATTGCAAGTTGAACCTGTTTCAGACGGCACAAGTTCACCTATTACTGGTCTTGGGTTCCGAGTTGAAGGGCAGGCACATCAGCTCTTTGCCATTACTCCTAGTTCCATAACCTTGTTCAGCTTGCATCATCAACCACCAAGGAGGCAAACACTTGACCAAATTGGTTGTGAGACCAATGCCGTAGCAATGAGTGACCGCATG GATCTGATTGTTGGTAGACCAGAAGCAGTGTATTTCTACGAAGTTGATGGTAGAGGCCCTTGTTGGGCTTTTGATGGTGAGAAGAAGTTTGTGGGTTGGTTTCGGGGTTATTTACTTTGCATAATTGAAGATCAGAGAAGCCGAAAGAATACTCTTAATGTTTACGATCTTAAGAATCGGTTAATTGCGCATAGCATGCCTGTGGGGGATGTTTCACATTTGGTCACTGAGTGGGGCTATATTATTCTCATAATGAGTGATAAAAGGATACTCTGCATTGGGGAGAAAGACATGGAAAGTAAGCTCGACATGTTATTTAAGAAAAATCTTTATACAGTCGCAATCAATCTTGTACAAAGTCAGCAGGCTGATCCTGCTTCAACTGCCGAGGTTCTACGTAAGTATGGTGACCATCTGTATGGAAAACAAGAATATGATGAGGCCATGTCTCAATATATCCACACCATTGGTCATCTTGAACCGTCATATGTTATACAGAAGTTTCTTGATGCAAAGCGTATCCACAACCTGACAAATTATCTAGAAAAGTTACATGATAGAGGATTAGCATCCAAAGACCACACAACCCTTCTGTTGAACTGCTATACCAAATTGAAAGATGTTGAGAAGCTGAACCATTTCATCAAAGATGAAGATGGGGTAGGTGAAATTAAGTTTGATGTGGAAACTGCCATAagagtatgtcgtgcagctggaTATCATGAACATGCTATGTTTGTGGCCAAAAAGGCTGGGAGACATGAGCTGTATTTGAAGATTTTACTTGAGGATCTTGCTAGATATGATGAGGCGCTGCAGTATATATCTGGCCTTGAGGCAAACCAAGCTGGTCTTACTGTAAAAGAATATGGAAAAATTCTTGTGGACCAtagacctgctgaaactgttaaaaTACTGTTGAGGCTTTGTACTGATGGGGGAGATCCTACGGCAAGGAGAGGTTCAAATAGCATGCGCTTGCTTATGATACCTTCACCAATGGACTTTGTAAATATATTTGTGCACAGCCCACAATATCTCATGGAATTTCTAGAAAACTATATCAAAGCAGTCAAGGACTCACCTGCTCAGACAGAAATCCATAACACCCTTCTGGAGCTGTATATATCAAAAGATTTAAGCTTCCCATCTATGTCACAAGAAAATGGCTTTGATGATCACAATAGTAAAGAAAGAAAAGGGAAGGGAATTACAAACGGCTATAAATCAGGCACAAGGGAGAAAGCGAAACTtggaaaagaagaaaataaaacagCAAAGGATATTGTTGACAGACAAAGGAAAGGACTTGCTTTGCTGAAGTCTGCCTGGACACCTGAGATGGAAGAACCTTTGTATTCTGTTGATCTTGCTCTTATCATTTGTAATGCAAATGCATTTAAAGATGGCTTGTTATTTCTGTATGAGAAATTAAAACTCTACAAAGAGGTTATCAGTTGCTACAAGCAAGCTCATGACCATGAAGGTTTAATTGCATGCTGTAAGAAGCTAGGGGACTCAACTCAAGGAGGGGATCCATCTCTCTGGGGTGACCTGTTGAATTATTTTGGTGAGCTTGGGGAAGATTGCTCTAAGGAAGTTAAAGAGGTCTTGACCTACGTTGAGAAGGCGGATGTTTTGCCTCCAATTGTTGTCCTACAGACACTATCAAAAAACCCATGCCTGACTCTCTCAGTTGTCAAGGATTACATTGCTCGCAAACTTGAGCAAGAATCAAAGCTAATCGAAGATGACAGAAAATCTGTTGACAAGTACCAG GAAGAGACAGAATTGATGAAAAGGGAGATAGAAGACCTCAAGACAAACGCAAAGGTTTTTCAACTAAGCAAGTGCACAGCATGCACCTTCACCCTTGATCTTCCTGCTGTCCATTTCATGTGCATGCACTCGTTCCATCTTCGCTGCCTTGGGGACAATGAGAAGGAGTGCCCGGAATGTGCACCTGAATACAGATCTGTTATGGAGGCAAAGCAGAAGCTAGAACTAAATGCCAGGGATCATGATCTCTTCTTCAGGCAGTTAAGGGGTTCGAAGGATGGCTTTTCTGTGGTAGCAGACTACTTCAGCAAGGGCGTAGTGAGCAAAACGACGATTCCACCTGAAAATGCCCCATAG